The Myxococcales bacterium genome includes a region encoding these proteins:
- a CDS encoding SIMPL domain-containing protein (The SIMPL domain is named for its presence in mouse protein SIMPL (signalling molecule that associates with mouse pelle-like kinase). Bacterial member BP26, from Brucella, was shown to assemble into a channel-like structure, while YggE from E. coli has been associated with resistance to oxidative stress.) codes for MVRQFTWIAIFTLAAALTAVAHNEALARDLAIDHGDADPRNRASFYVEVMREVSNDWAVARLSIVEEGKDPARLADAVNRRMTTAVAAAKAVAEVEVQTGAYTTRPIHRDGRIVRWHAQQELRIESRNVDQLSELIGELQSDSVLLSGISFSVSSKTRKSLEDELIEEALGAFRSRAALVAKGLGAGDWSLVGLSINGDGHAPERFPRRARAEMAMMTAGAPPALEAGSSEIRIRIDGTIELD; via the coding sequence ATGGTTCGTCAATTCACTTGGATCGCAATCTTCACCCTGGCCGCGGCCTTGACCGCTGTAGCCCACAATGAAGCCCTGGCTCGCGATCTAGCCATCGACCACGGGGATGCAGACCCGCGCAATCGCGCATCGTTCTACGTCGAGGTGATGCGGGAGGTGAGCAATGATTGGGCGGTCGCGCGGCTTTCGATCGTCGAAGAAGGCAAGGACCCCGCACGCCTGGCCGACGCCGTCAATCGCCGGATGACGACAGCAGTCGCCGCGGCCAAAGCGGTAGCCGAGGTCGAGGTCCAGACCGGCGCTTACACGACACGTCCGATCCATCGCGACGGGCGGATCGTTCGCTGGCACGCTCAGCAGGAACTCCGCATCGAATCCCGAAACGTGGATCAGCTTTCCGAGTTGATCGGTGAACTCCAAAGCGATTCGGTGCTGCTATCGGGAATTTCCTTTTCGGTGAGCAGCAAAACCCGCAAATCGCTGGAAGACGAACTCATCGAAGAAGCGCTCGGCGCTTTTCGCTCCCGCGCTGCGCTGGTCGCCAAAGGTCTGGGGGCCGGGGATTGGTCGCTCGTCGGACTTTCGATCAACGGCGATGGTCATGCCCCGGAGAGATTTCCCAGGCGGGCCAGAGCCGAAATGGCCATGATGACAGCCGGCGCGCCTCCAGCCCTCGAAGCCGGTTCAAGTGAAATCCGAATCCGGATCGACGGCACCATCGAACTCGACTGA
- a CDS encoding methyltransferase domain-containing protein, translating into MFYSMLYPVPSHIRARFLEIDDAAKSRIERALRRDFYSPGSDAYLADAEGSRHLAGHVMGRLEQDRSRVIPWLDSARSLAGARVLEIGCGTGSSTLALAEQGAEVVALDMNRRHIAVAKERCHTLGLKPHFVVANAVEAAALLPDNHFDFVIFFAALEHMTFEEREIAMRNTWSMLRPGGLWVVIETPNRLHYFDDHSARLPFYHWLPDEVAWEYGSRSPRAVFSNLLQSQPRGPDTPPCFSALAEASATTTLNSPSAPWASWKL; encoded by the coding sequence TTGTTCTATTCAATGTTGTACCCCGTTCCATCGCATATTCGCGCTCGCTTCCTCGAGATTGACGACGCGGCGAAATCGCGAATCGAGCGGGCACTGCGACGCGACTTTTACAGCCCGGGATCCGACGCCTATCTCGCAGACGCAGAGGGCAGTCGCCACCTCGCAGGCCATGTGATGGGACGCCTCGAACAAGATCGTTCCCGGGTGATTCCCTGGCTCGACTCGGCCCGTTCGCTCGCCGGCGCCCGGGTTCTCGAGATCGGCTGCGGAACCGGTTCGTCGACCCTTGCCCTGGCGGAACAGGGGGCAGAAGTCGTCGCGCTCGACATGAACCGACGCCATATCGCGGTCGCCAAAGAGCGCTGCCACACGCTGGGCTTGAAGCCGCACTTCGTGGTGGCCAACGCGGTCGAAGCCGCCGCCCTGTTGCCGGACAATCATTTTGACTTCGTGATCTTTTTTGCGGCGCTCGAACACATGACCTTCGAAGAGCGCGAAATCGCGATGCGAAATACCTGGAGCATGCTGCGCCCGGGAGGACTCTGGGTCGTGATCGAAACGCCCAATCGCCTTCACTATTTTGACGATCACTCAGCCCGGCTGCCCTTCTATCACTGGCTGCCGGACGAAGTCGCGTGGGAATACGGAAGCCGCAGCCCGCGGGCGGTGTTCAGCAACCTGTTGCAGAGCCAGCCGCGCGGCCCCGATACCCCGCCCTGCTTCAGCGCTTTGGCAGAGGCATCAGCTACCACGACTTTGAACTCGCCCTCGGCCCCATGGGCGAGCTGGAAATTGTGA
- a CDS encoding glycosyltransferase: MKLSIVIPFYNEEPNVGPVLDEIKRFYPEAQLIAVDDCSSDGTYRALAVQPGVQVDRLPQHLGQSAAIYRGLLQVTGDVCVLMDGDGQSDPADIKQILEHFPRYDFVNGCRVNRSDKFNRIVASKIANGVRNFFTGDGMRDTSGTPKAMKRECIPHLVPFDGFHRYIPALLQSAGFRLLEVPVSHRKRMHGRTKYTNLGRALRGIRDLLGVCWLLRRQINVRELASEVRGPDRIPAPKK, translated from the coding sequence GTGAAACTGTCGATCGTCATTCCTTTCTACAACGAAGAGCCAAACGTCGGGCCCGTACTCGACGAGATCAAGCGCTTCTATCCCGAAGCCCAGCTGATCGCCGTGGACGACTGCAGCAGCGACGGCACCTACCGAGCCCTGGCCGTGCAACCGGGAGTGCAGGTGGATCGACTCCCGCAGCATCTGGGGCAAAGCGCGGCGATCTATCGCGGCTTGCTTCAAGTGACTGGCGATGTGTGCGTACTGATGGATGGCGACGGCCAGAGCGATCCTGCGGACATCAAGCAAATATTGGAACACTTTCCCCGGTACGATTTCGTGAATGGCTGTCGCGTCAACCGGAGCGACAAGTTCAATCGCATCGTGGCTTCGAAAATCGCCAACGGCGTGCGTAACTTCTTTACCGGCGACGGAATGCGCGATACGAGCGGTACACCGAAAGCCATGAAGCGCGAATGCATTCCGCACCTGGTTCCCTTCGACGGGTTTCACCGCTACATCCCCGCGTTGCTGCAGAGCGCCGGATTTCGCCTGCTCGAGGTTCCCGTATCTCACCGAAAGCGCATGCACGGTCGCACCAAGTACACCAACCTGGGACGCGCTCTTCGCGGGATCCGGGATCTGCTGGGCGTTTGTTGGTTGCTTCGCCGCCAGATCAACGTGCGTGAACTGGCAAGCGAAGTCCGGGGTCCGGATCGTATCCCGGCACCCAAAAAGTAA
- a CDS encoding methyltransferase domain-containing protein, protein MDAIEVLAPNLMDDMPELLGEMQAVVRELRVPRGWHYYMDLCWVARAISPTPGMKVLDAGAGNGVMQWWLASQGADVLSVDLQDRPHPGRRCMAWCEHSKRGEDKGYGALSYRSFLPPKRIWSAEDWYEKILNTTSRLFPKRPRYQGSVVYWDHDLSNLAEIESDSMDAIVSISALEHNDLENLRGVIAEIERVLKPGGRMAITVGGARDEDWFHEPSSGWCFTEKTLAEYFELDAYQTNFERYDEILEELIGCDFLKEDLPAFYFASGDNGMPWGRWDPTYQSVGILKTKR, encoded by the coding sequence TTGGACGCCATCGAAGTTCTCGCTCCCAACCTGATGGACGACATGCCCGAACTGCTCGGCGAGATGCAAGCCGTCGTGCGGGAGCTCCGGGTTCCCCGCGGCTGGCATTACTACATGGATCTGTGCTGGGTGGCGCGCGCGATTTCGCCGACGCCGGGCATGAAGGTGCTCGACGCTGGAGCGGGCAATGGCGTCATGCAGTGGTGGCTCGCCAGCCAAGGCGCCGACGTGCTGAGTGTCGATCTCCAAGATCGCCCACATCCCGGTCGTCGTTGTATGGCCTGGTGCGAACACAGCAAGCGGGGCGAAGACAAAGGTTATGGCGCGCTCAGCTATCGCAGTTTCCTGCCCCCCAAGCGCATCTGGTCTGCCGAAGACTGGTACGAAAAAATCTTGAACACCACGAGTCGGCTCTTCCCGAAGCGCCCTCGTTACCAGGGGTCGGTTGTCTATTGGGATCACGATCTTTCGAACCTCGCAGAGATCGAATCCGATTCGATGGATGCAATCGTTTCGATCTCGGCACTCGAACACAACGACCTCGAGAACCTGCGCGGTGTCATTGCTGAGATCGAGCGCGTGCTCAAGCCCGGTGGTCGCATGGCCATCACCGTGGGTGGCGCTCGAGACGAAGATTGGTTCCACGAACCTTCTAGCGGCTGGTGCTTTACCGAGAAGACCCTTGCCGAATACTTCGAGCTCGACGCCTATCAGACAAACTTTGAGCGCTACGACGAGATTCTCGAAGAACTGATCGGTTGCGACTTCTTGAAGGAAGACTTGCCGGCGTTCTATTTTGCTAGCGGGGACAACGGCATGCCCTGGGGCCGCTGGGATCCCACGTATCAGTCCGTCGGCATCTTGAAGACCAAGCGCTGA